In Bradyrhizobium manausense, the sequence GCTGGTCGGCGGCGCGACGCGGCTGACGGAATCCGGCCTGTCGATCGTCGAGTGGAAGCCGGTCACCGGTAGTGTTCCGCCGCTGACGGAGACGCAATGGACCGACGCCTTCGAGGGTTACAAGAAGATCCCGCAATATCGCGAGCTCAATGCCGGCATGAGCCTGTCCGAGTTCAAACAGATCTTCTGGTGGGAATGGAGCCATCGCCTGCTCGGCCGCTTCATCGGCGTCGCTTATCTGCTGCCCTTTCTGTTTTTCCTGTGGCGCGGTGGTCTCTCCGGTGAGTTGAAGCGGAGGCTGTGGCTGCTGTTCGCGCTCGGCGGCATCCAGGGCGCGGTCGGCTGGTGGATGGTGGCCTCGGGGCTGTCTGAGCGGGTCGAGGTGTCGCAGTATCGGCTGGCGACGCATCTGGTGCTGGCGCTGCTGATCTTCGCCGGCATCGTCTGGACGGTGCGGCGGCTTGCCGATCGACCGCAGCTCGCGGTTCCCGCGCGATTGCGCTTCACGAGCACGGTGCTCGTGATCGTGACTTTCATCCAGATCTATTTCGGTGCTCTGGTCGCGGGCCTGCGCGCGGGACGCGCCTACAACACCTGGCCGCAAATCGATGGTGCGTTCATTCCGTCGGCGGACCGACTGTGGTTCGAGACGCCGTGGTGGCGCAACATGTTCGACAGTGTGCTGACGGTGCAGTTCGAGCACCGCATGACGGCCTATCTGCTGTTCACGCTGGCGGTGCTGCACGCATTCGACGCGGTGCGCTCGCGCGCAGGTTCGGCGGCAAGCGGCGCGCTCTGGCTGCTGGCTGCGGTGAGCGTGCAGGCGGTACTCGGCATCCTGACGCTGCTCAACCAGGTGCCGATCGATCTCGCGCTCTCGCACCAGGCAGTTGCGATCGTTGTGTTGACGCTGGCGGTGATCCAGGCCGAGCGGTTGGCGTCGCGGCATAGCGCGGAAGCGCAGCCGCGCGCGGTTCCCATCGGTCAGCCCGGCTGATCAGCAATAGCCGTAGATGCCGCACGAGTAGGGCAGGCGCCAGAAATAATCGACCTGTTTCCCGCCGTAATACGATCCCTGATAGTCGTAGTCCCAGGGGCGGCCGTAGTAACCCGGCAGCGTATGCGCGCCCGGAAGCAGCGGGGTGCCCGGCAGGTTGCGGATGTAGCTGCCGATGCCATAGGCCGGCGAGATCAGCGCATCCGGATCGGTCTCCACATAGACCTTGGGTGGCTCCTGCGCCGGCGCGGCTGCCCGCCGCTTCGGATGGGCCGACAAGTCGGCAGCATGTGCGGCTGAAACCGTCATCATCACCGCCAGGGCAGGCACCATCCAGCGCAGCATCGTCGGCTCCGAATCAAAGGGGCGATCCAAGGACGATGTATGCGGCCGATATGGTTAATGACTGTTAACTGGCGTGCGCGGCGCCTTCGCAAAATCTCACCGCGGTCATCCCGGGGTGGTGCGAAGCACCGAACCCGGAATCCGGAGGTGGCCGACGATGTCGAGATGTCGGGGTCTGGTCCTTCGGACCACCCCGGAATGACGAGGATGACTAGGCGCTCAGAGCCTGCTCCAGGTCGGCGATCAGATCTTCCTTGTCCTCGATGCCGATCGAGAGCCGGACCACGTCGGGACCGGCGCCGGATTTGGTCTTGGCGGCGTCGTCGAGCTGGCTGTGCGTGGTCGAGGCCGGGTGGATCACCAGCGAGCGGGTGTCGCCGACATTGGCGAGGTGCGAGAACAGTTGCAGCTTCGACACCAGGTTGACGCCGGCGTCATAGCCGCCCTTGAGGCTGAAGGTGAATACGGCACCCGCGCCCCTCGGCGCATATTTGCGCGCAAGCTGGTTGTACTTGTCGCTCGCCAGACCCGCGTAGTTCACCGCAGCCACCGCCGGATGCCCGGCGAGGAATTCGGCGACGGCCTTGGCATTGTCGCAGTGCTTCTGCATTCGCAGCGGCAGCGTCTCGATGCCGGTGAGGATCATGAAGGCATTGAACGGCGACAGCGCCGGGCCGAGATCGCGCAAGCCGAGCACGCGGCAGGCAATCGCGAAGGCGAAATTGCCAAATGTCTCCTGCAGGCGGATGCCGTGATATTCCGGCCGCGGCTCCGACAGCATCGGATATTTGCCGCCGGTCGACCAGTCGAACGTGCCGGCGTCGACGATGATGCCGCCGAGCGAATTGCCGTGACCGCCCAAAAACTTCGTCAACGAGTGCACGACGATGTCGGCGCCGTGGTCGATCGGGCGGATCAGATAGGGCGAGGCCAGCGTGTTGTCGACAATCAAGGGAACGCCCGCCTTGCGCGCCACCGTCGAGATCGCCTCAATGTCGGTGATGCTGCCGGCGGGGTTGGCGATGGACTCGATGAAGATCGCTTTCGTGCGCGGCGTCACGGCGCGCTCGAAGCTCGCGATGTCGTCGGGATCGGCCCATACCACATTCCAGCCAAAACTCTTGAAGGCGTGGCTGAACTGGTTGATCGAGCCGCCATAGAGCTTTCGTGCCGCGATGAACTCGTCGCCGGGCTGGAGCAATTGCTGGAGCACCACGACCTGCGCGGCGTGGCCCGAGGCGACAGCGAGCGCCGCGGTGCCTCCTTCGAGCGCGGCGACGCGCTCTTCCAGTACCGCGTTGGTCGGGTTGCCGATGCGGGTATAGATGTTGCCGAACGCCTGCAAGCCGAACAGCGAGGCGGCGTGGTCGGCGTCGTTGAAGACGAACGAGGTCGTCTGATAAATCGGAGTCGCGCGCGCACCGGTGGTCGGATCGGGCTGTGCACCGGCATGCACGGCGAGGGTTGAAAATCCCGGAAGGCGATCGCTCATTGAGGGCGTCCTGTTCTTGTGGTCTGAAATCGCGCGGCATGCTGATCGGGGCCGCGCCCGGCGTCAAGCCGCGGCTTCACATCGCAACGATCGTGCTACGCATTGACGCGCTCGCGAAACGAATCCTTCGCAATTGCGTCAGCTTTGCTCGCTCTTGTTTTTGGCCGCGCGATCGGAGGCCGCGGTGTCGCCGCCGCCGACACTCATCCGATTGAGGGATAGGCGCATGCCCTGCGTCGGTGCCGGCGGGCGCTTGGAGCTGAGCGTGCGTGAATTGACGCCCATCCAGGAGATCTCCGACGACAGCCGGCCATATTCGATCTTGGGGCATCGATTCATCACGACCTTGATACCCGCGGCCTCGGCCTTTTCCGCCGCGGCATCGTCGCGCGCGCCGAGCTGCATCCAGATCACCTTCGGCAGCGGATCGAGCGTGAGGGCTTCTTCCACGACGGGCATGATGTGGCTGGAGTTGCGGAAGATGTCGATCATGTCGACGGGGCGGCCGATGTCGCGCAGCGAGGCGACAAAGGGCTTTCCAAGCAGGTCCTTGCCGACATGGCCGGGATTGATCGGGATCATGTCGTAGCCGCGCTGCGCGAGATATTTGAACGCGAAATAACTCGGCCGCACGTTGACCGGCGAGGCGCCGACCATCGCGATCGACTTCACGCTGTTGAGGATGCTGCGGATGTAATTGTCGGGATAGGCGTCGTGGTTCATTGCTGGTCTTTTCTTGTTGTCATTCATCCCGCCATGTCGGCGTGCGCTTTTCGATGAAAGCGCCGATGCCTTCTTCGGCATCGCGGGCCATCATGTTCTCGGTCATTACCTCTGCCGCATAGCGATAGGCATCGGCAAGGCTCATCTCGGCCTGGCGGTAGAATGCCTCCTTGCCCAGCTTGACGGTGTAGGCGGATTTCAATGCGACCTTTTCCGCGAGCGCAATCGCGGCGTCGCGCTCGGTGCCGGCGGCGACCACGTGATTGACGAGGCCGATTTCGCGGGCCCGCACGGCCGGGACCGGCTCGCCCGTCAGCAGCATCTCCATCGCCTGCTTGCGTGGCACGTTGCGCGACAGCGCCACCATCGGCGTCGAGCAGAACAGGCCGATATCGACGCCGGGCGTGGCAAAGCTCGCCGCTTCCGAGGCGATCGCGAGGTCGCAGCTCGCCACGATCTGGCAGCCGGCCGCGGTCGCGATGCCCTGGACGGAAGCCACCACCGGCTTGGGCAGACGCACGATCGCCTGCATCATCGCGCTACAGGCATTCATCGCCTCGGCGAAGAAAGCGCGGCCGCGATCGGGGTCGGTGCGGCGTGCGGTCAACTCCTTCATGTCGTGACCGGCCGAGAAGGCGGGACCGTTGGCCGCGAGCACGACAGCCCGGACGGCCTTGTCGCTGCCGACCTCATCGAGCGCGGCATGAAGGCTGGCGATCATCGCCGTCGACAGGCTGTTGCGCGCGGCCGGACGGTTGAGAGTCAGCACCGCGATGTTCCCCACCATTTCGCGCAGCAGAATTGGCGGTTGCGGGGAGGGGGCGCGGGCGGCGTGGACGGACATTGCGGCGTTTCCGATTGGATTATTACAGTGAGATGATGCAGATAACCTAATGTAGTAGGCGACGTGAAGCGAGGGCGGGGAACAACATGGCGGCAGCGAAAATGAGCGTGGCGGAGCTCGAGCAGTTTCTCCGCGACGAATTTCCCCAGGCCTTCAGCGGCGACGACATCACGATCGAGAGCGCGGACGGCCAGACCTGTCTGTTGCGGCAGCGCTATGGCGAGAAGATGCTGCGGCCGGGCGGAACCGTGTCGGGCCCGACCCTGATGGCGCTGGCCGATTTCGCCATGTACGTGGTGCTGCTGTCCGCGATCGGCCCGATCGGGCTCGCTGTGACCACCAATCTCAACATTAACTTCCTGCGCAAGGGTCTGCCCGGGCAGGATGTGCTGGCGGAGGCCCGGCTGCTGAAGCTCGGCAAGCGCCTGGCCGTCGGGGAGGTAAAGCTCCTGTCCGGAAGCTCGCCCGATCCGATCGCCCATGTCACTTCGACCTATTCCATTCCAAATGTTTGATCTTTTCGAAGGTAATATAACACCATATTTCTAAGATGCTGATTTTGCACGCGTAATTTACGTCGCCGAGCATTGACCGTCGGGCGTCTCTTCTCTAGAAACCCGCTCAGTCCGGTGCGGTGTTCGCGCCGATGCTCCCCGTCCACGGAAACTCTGACATGAAAACCTTTTCGGCAAAGCCGGCTGAGGTGACGAAGAAGTGGGTGCTGATCGACGCCAAGGGTCTGGTCGTCGGCCGCCTCGCCACCATCGTTGCCATGCGCCTGCGCGGCAAGCACCTCCCGACCTACACCCCCCACGTTGATTGCGGTGACAACGTCATCATCATCAACGCGCAGCATGCGGTCCTCACCGGTCGCAAGCGCGAGCAGAAGACCTACTACAAGCACACCGGCTACGTCGGCCACGTCAAGGAGCGCACCGCGCGCCAGATCCTTGAGGGCAAGCACCCCGAGCGCGTGCTCGAGAAGGCTGTCGAGCGCATGATCCCGCGTGGTCCGCTCGGTCGCGTCCAGATGGGCAACCTCCGCGTCTATGGCGGTGCTGATCATCCGCACGAGGCCCAGACGCCCGAGAAGATCGATATCGCCAAGTTGAACCGCAAGAACACGAGGGCCGCATAATCATGGCCGAATCCATTCAGTCGCTCGACCAGCTCTCGCAGCTCAAGACCGCGGCAGCGGCGCCCGACGCGCCCAAGCACGAGAAGAAGGTCGACAAGTTCAACCGCGCCTACGCCACCGGCAAGCGCAAGGACGCGGTCGCCCGCGTCTGGATCAAGCCCGGCGCCGGCAAGGTCACCGTCAATTCGCGCGAGGTCGAGGTCTATTTCGCTCGTCCGGTGCTGCGCATGATGATCGAGCAGCCGTTCTCCGTGGCCGCGCGTTCGGGCCAGTACGACGTGATCTGCACCGTCGCAGGCGGCGGTCTGTCCGGTCAGGCCGGCGCGGTGCGTCACGGCATCTCCAAGGCTCTCACCTATTTCGAGCCCGAGCTGCGTAGCGTGCTCAAGAAGGGTGGCTTCCTGACCCGCGACTCCCGCGTGGTCGAGCGCAAGAAGTACGGCAAGGCCAAGGCCCGCCGGTCCTTCCAGTTCTCGAAGCGTTAATCGCTTCGGTCACATTCGCCGCGAAAGCGGCTTCAATGAGATGCAAAAAGGCGCTGTTTTCAGCGCCTTTTTTGTTACTCGTTTGTACGCAAATTGAGCGCGTGTTTCCCGAAAACTTGGCCTCGCATGAAAACCTGAATGGAACCCGCGGGACATAGCGTCGCATCTGGAAGGGCGCGCAAGTCGGCTGGGCCGATCGCGCAACTGCTATGTTTAGAAGGGGGCCGACATGATGTCGCTCGATAGCATCACGCTCTATTTGGTCGCCACGATGGTCGCCGCATTGCTCGGCGCCATGATGGTGTTTTTCGGCAAGCAGGAGAACAGCCCCGCGCTGAAATGGTGGGGCACGGCCTATCTGCTCGGCGCGGCCTCCGTCGCGTTGTGGACGGCGACCGGCGACAAGCTCGGTCCGCACCTCTATCTCGCACTGAACGCAGTCGGCTTCGTCGCCTGCGGCATGGTGTGGAATGCGGCGCGCGTCTTCCACGGCCGCAAGCCGAACTGGCCCGGTCTCGTGCTCGGTGCGATCGCCTGGGTCGCGACGGTGATGCTGCTCGATCCCGCAGCCTCCATGTTGCGCATGATCATCGGCG encodes:
- a CDS encoding PaaI family thioesterase is translated as MAAAKMSVAELEQFLRDEFPQAFSGDDITIESADGQTCLLRQRYGEKMLRPGGTVSGPTLMALADFAMYVVLLSAIGPIGLAVTTNLNINFLRKGLPGQDVLAEARLLKLGKRLAVGEVKLLSGSSPDPIAHVTSTYSIPNV
- a CDS encoding O-acetylhomoserine aminocarboxypropyltransferase; this translates as MSDRLPGFSTLAVHAGAQPDPTTGARATPIYQTTSFVFNDADHAASLFGLQAFGNIYTRIGNPTNAVLEERVAALEGGTAALAVASGHAAQVVVLQQLLQPGDEFIAARKLYGGSINQFSHAFKSFGWNVVWADPDDIASFERAVTPRTKAIFIESIANPAGSITDIEAISTVARKAGVPLIVDNTLASPYLIRPIDHGADIVVHSLTKFLGGHGNSLGGIIVDAGTFDWSTGGKYPMLSEPRPEYHGIRLQETFGNFAFAIACRVLGLRDLGPALSPFNAFMILTGIETLPLRMQKHCDNAKAVAEFLAGHPAVAAVNYAGLASDKYNQLARKYAPRGAGAVFTFSLKGGYDAGVNLVSKLQLFSHLANVGDTRSLVIHPASTTHSQLDDAAKTKSGAGPDVVRLSIGIEDKEDLIADLEQALSA
- a CDS encoding COX15/CtaA family protein is translated as MTTISAPANPHRAVRWWLISVAALIALMVLVGGATRLTESGLSIVEWKPVTGSVPPLTETQWTDAFEGYKKIPQYRELNAGMSLSEFKQIFWWEWSHRLLGRFIGVAYLLPFLFFLWRGGLSGELKRRLWLLFALGGIQGAVGWWMVASGLSERVEVSQYRLATHLVLALLIFAGIVWTVRRLADRPQLAVPARLRFTSTVLVIVTFIQIYFGALVAGLRAGRAYNTWPQIDGAFIPSADRLWFETPWWRNMFDSVLTVQFEHRMTAYLLFTLAVLHAFDAVRSRAGSAASGALWLLAAVSVQAVLGILTLLNQVPIDLALSHQAVAIVVLTLAVIQAERLASRHSAEAQPRAVPIGQPG
- a CDS encoding enoyl-CoA hydratase, producing MSVHAARAPSPQPPILLREMVGNIAVLTLNRPAARNSLSTAMIASLHAALDEVGSDKAVRAVVLAANGPAFSAGHDMKELTARRTDPDRGRAFFAEAMNACSAMMQAIVRLPKPVVASVQGIATAAGCQIVASCDLAIASEAASFATPGVDIGLFCSTPMVALSRNVPRKQAMEMLLTGEPVPAVRAREIGLVNHVVAAGTERDAAIALAEKVALKSAYTVKLGKEAFYRQAEMSLADAYRYAAEVMTENMMARDAEEGIGAFIEKRTPTWRDE
- the rpsI gene encoding 30S ribosomal protein S9 → MAESIQSLDQLSQLKTAAAAPDAPKHEKKVDKFNRAYATGKRKDAVARVWIKPGAGKVTVNSREVEVYFARPVLRMMIEQPFSVAARSGQYDVICTVAGGGLSGQAGAVRHGISKALTYFEPELRSVLKKGGFLTRDSRVVERKKYGKAKARRSFQFSKR
- the rplM gene encoding 50S ribosomal protein L13; its protein translation is MKTFSAKPAEVTKKWVLIDAKGLVVGRLATIVAMRLRGKHLPTYTPHVDCGDNVIIINAQHAVLTGRKREQKTYYKHTGYVGHVKERTARQILEGKHPERVLEKAVERMIPRGPLGRVQMGNLRVYGGADHPHEAQTPEKIDIAKLNRKNTRAA
- a CDS encoding CoA-binding protein, translated to MNHDAYPDNYIRSILNSVKSIAMVGASPVNVRPSYFAFKYLAQRGYDMIPINPGHVGKDLLGKPFVASLRDIGRPVDMIDIFRNSSHIMPVVEEALTLDPLPKVIWMQLGARDDAAAEKAEAAGIKVVMNRCPKIEYGRLSSEISWMGVNSRTLSSKRPPAPTQGMRLSLNRMSVGGGDTAASDRAAKNKSEQS